A stretch of the Myxosarcina sp. GI1 genome encodes the following:
- a CDS encoding DUF99 family protein: MPRELKDLIAQNRKIRAIGFDDAPFIRHQSEKVPLAGIVCANTRFEGMVWGEIQPDGWDATEVISELLIGGKFLPQLHLVLLDGIGFGGFNLVDLPTLSVNLQLPCVAVMRRLPNLPKMKQALSRLGDRAKRLELLQKAGEIHVYPPFYFQVWGEQPEIIAAALKRLTDCGKVPEALRLAHLIGAAVIKGESSSQA, from the coding sequence ATGCCTAGAGAACTAAAGGACTTAATCGCACAAAATCGTAAAATCAGAGCGATCGGTTTTGACGATGCTCCTTTTATACGGCATCAATCAGAAAAAGTTCCTCTAGCTGGCATAGTTTGCGCTAATACTAGGTTTGAAGGTATGGTTTGGGGTGAAATACAACCCGATGGTTGGGATGCAACCGAGGTTATTAGCGAGTTACTGATCGGTGGCAAGTTTTTACCACAGCTACATTTAGTATTGCTCGATGGTATTGGCTTTGGTGGATTTAACTTAGTCGATTTACCCACGCTCTCAGTTAATTTACAATTACCATGCGTGGCAGTAATGCGCCGACTTCCCAATTTACCTAAAATGAAACAGGCTCTTTCTCGCTTGGGCGATCGCGCCAAACGCCTAGAACTATTACAAAAAGCAGGGGAAATTCATGTCTATCCTCCATTTTATTTTCAAGTGTGGGGGGAACAGCCAGAGATAATTGCCGCAGCTTTAAAACGTCTGACAGACTGCGGGAAGGTACCAGAAGCCTTGCGCTTGGCTCATTTAATTGGTGCAGCAGTGATTAAAGGTGAAAGTAGTTCTCAAGCATAG
- a CDS encoding nuclear transport factor 2 family protein: MTQAKPSDAANMLSREEVIEIVERQARAWENRDAEAIANDFAEDAVFVVPGMKFEGRTKIKAAAEDYFKQFTDTKVEIKNTIIEGDRGAVEWNWRDRSKHAQKLSYAEDAIIFELEEDKIIYWREYIEKKSPSS; encoded by the coding sequence TTGACACAAGCCAAACCGAGTGATGCTGCTAATATGCTGAGTAGAGAAGAAGTCATAGAAATAGTTGAGAGACAGGCTAGAGCTTGGGAAAATAGGGACGCAGAGGCGATCGCTAATGATTTTGCTGAAGACGCTGTATTTGTAGTTCCAGGAATGAAGTTTGAGGGTAGAACAAAGATTAAAGCTGCTGCCGAAGATTATTTTAAGCAGTTTACCGATACAAAAGTTGAAATTAAAAATACCATCATAGAAGGCGATCGCGGGGCGGTGGAGTGGAACTGGCGCGATCGCTCCAAACATGCTCAAAAGCTTAGTTATGCTGAAGACGCAATTATCTTTGAGCTTGAGGAAGACAAAATTATATATTGGCGAGAGTATATCGAGAAAAAATCGCCATCCAGCTAG
- a CDS encoding DUF1350 family protein yields the protein MEWLEISGGWVYLPRRDIKGIVHFLGGAFVATAPQISYRLLLEQIGKDGYATIATPFLNTLDHLAIAREVLNRFETILDRLHQTNKLGKRYLPVYGIGHSMGCKLHLLIGSLYNIERAGNILISFNNYPVNRAIPFIEQFNLTSTFNVEFSPSPIETQELIAKNYAIRRNLLVKFTNDNIDQTIELNPILRQRFPNMIALLNLPGNHLTPLSQEIQWQSEDSNTPISTLGQWFNQGFSRDLHRLKQEISIWLDPTLSF from the coding sequence ATGGAATGGTTAGAGATTTCGGGCGGTTGGGTATACTTGCCTCGGCGAGACATTAAAGGAATCGTTCACTTCTTGGGTGGTGCATTTGTAGCAACTGCACCCCAGATATCCTATCGGTTGCTTCTCGAACAAATTGGTAAAGATGGATACGCAACAATCGCCACGCCTTTTTTAAATACTCTAGATCATTTAGCGATCGCTCGTGAAGTTTTGAATCGCTTTGAAACTATATTAGATCGCTTACATCAAACTAATAAATTAGGCAAACGCTATTTACCTGTTTATGGAATCGGACACAGTATGGGATGTAAGCTACATTTACTTATTGGTAGTTTATACAACATAGAGCGAGCGGGTAATATTCTCATTTCTTTTAATAATTATCCAGTTAATCGCGCTATTCCTTTTATCGAACAATTTAATCTAACTTCCACTTTCAATGTAGAATTTAGCCCTTCACCTATAGAAACTCAAGAATTAATTGCTAAAAACTATGCAATTCGCCGCAATCTTTTGGTCAAGTTCACCAACGACAATATCGATCAAACTATCGAACTAAATCCAATTTTACGCCAGAGGTTTCCTAATATGATTGCCCTGTTGAATCTCCCTGGCAATCATCTAACTCCTTTAAGTCAAGAAATACAGTGGCAAAGTGAAGACAGCAATACTCCAATTAGTACGCTCGGACAATGGTTCAATCAAGGATTTTCCAGAGATTTACATCGCCTGAAACAAGAAATTTCAATTTGGCTAGATCCCACGCTATCTTTTTAA
- a CDS encoding ATP-dependent Clp protease ATP-binding subunit: MFERFTEKAIKVIMLAQEEARRLGHNFVGTEQILLGLIGEGTGVAAKVLKSMGVNLKDARIEVEKIIGRGSGFVAVEIPFTPRAKRVLELSLEEARQLGHNYIGTEHLLLGLIREGEGVAARVLENLGVDLSKVRTQVIRMLGETAEVAAGSSGQGRNKTPTLDEFGSNLTQMAGEGKLDPVVGRQKEIERVIQILGRRTKNNPVLIGEPGVGKTAIAEGLAQRIANKDIPDILEEKRVVTLDIGLLVAGTKYRGEFEERLKKIMDEIRQAGNVILVIDEVHTLIGAGAAEGAIDAANILKPALARGELQCIGATTLDEYRKHIERDAALERRFQPVQVGEPTVDETIEILYGLRERYEQHHKLKILDEALEAAAKLSDRYISDRYLPDKAIDLIDEAGSRVRLINSQLPPAAKELDKELKDVLKQKDDAVRSQDFDRAGELRDREMEIKEQIRNIASSKKNEQEGVDSSPVVDEEEIAHIVASWTGVPVNKITESESEKLLHMEDTLHQRIIGQEDAVKAISRAIRRARVGLKNPNRPIASFVFSGPTGVGKTELTKALATYFFGSEDAMIRLDMSEYMERHTVSKLIGSPPGYVGYNEGGQLTEAVRRRPYTVVLFDEIEKAHPDIFNMLLQILEDGRLTDAKGRTVDFKNTLLILTSNIGSKVIEKGGGGLGFEFADDQQEAKYNRIRSLVNEELKSYFRPEFLNRLDEIIVFRQLTKDEVKEIADILLKEVFTRLTEQEITLEVTDKFKDRLVDEGYNPAYGARPLRRAIMRLLEDALAEEILSGRLGEGDTAVVDVDEEGKVKILPQKEKLELLPSS; the protein is encoded by the coding sequence ATGTTTGAACGCTTCACAGAAAAAGCAATCAAAGTAATTATGCTAGCTCAGGAGGAAGCACGCCGCCTGGGTCATAACTTTGTAGGAACGGAACAAATACTTTTAGGTTTAATTGGTGAAGGCACTGGTGTCGCCGCTAAAGTTCTCAAATCCATGGGAGTCAATCTCAAAGACGCTCGCATTGAAGTTGAGAAAATTATCGGGCGCGGCTCTGGCTTTGTCGCCGTAGAAATTCCTTTTACTCCCAGAGCCAAAAGAGTCCTCGAACTGTCTCTAGAAGAAGCTCGCCAGTTAGGGCATAACTACATTGGCACCGAACATTTGCTTCTCGGTTTGATTAGAGAGGGTGAAGGAGTAGCAGCTAGAGTACTGGAAAACTTGGGTGTAGATCTATCTAAAGTACGCACGCAGGTAATTCGCATGCTTGGCGAAACCGCAGAAGTTGCGGCTGGTTCTAGTGGGCAAGGACGAAATAAAACTCCGACGCTAGACGAATTTGGCTCTAACTTGACTCAAATGGCGGGGGAAGGCAAATTAGATCCCGTAGTTGGCAGACAAAAAGAAATCGAGCGCGTCATCCAAATTCTGGGTAGACGTACTAAAAACAACCCCGTATTGATTGGCGAGCCTGGGGTAGGTAAAACGGCGATTGCCGAAGGTCTGGCACAGCGCATTGCTAATAAAGATATTCCCGATATTTTAGAAGAAAAACGTGTAGTTACTTTGGATATCGGTTTGTTGGTAGCGGGAACCAAATATCGTGGTGAATTTGAAGAACGCTTGAAAAAGATTATGGATGAAATTCGTCAAGCTGGAAACGTAATTCTAGTAATCGACGAAGTTCACACCCTAATTGGCGCGGGCGCAGCAGAAGGCGCGATCGACGCGGCAAATATTCTCAAACCTGCTTTAGCCAGAGGCGAGTTGCAGTGTATCGGTGCGACCACCCTCGATGAATACCGCAAGCATATCGAACGCGATGCAGCTTTAGAACGTCGTTTTCAACCAGTACAGGTTGGCGAACCTACAGTAGATGAAACTATCGAAATTCTTTACGGTTTGCGCGAACGTTACGAACAACATCACAAGCTAAAAATCTTAGATGAGGCTTTAGAAGCTGCTGCCAAACTATCTGACCGCTATATCAGCGATCGCTATCTGCCAGATAAAGCCATCGATTTAATCGATGAAGCTGGTTCTCGCGTGCGTTTAATCAATTCTCAGCTACCTCCAGCCGCTAAAGAACTTGACAAAGAACTAAAAGACGTACTCAAGCAAAAAGATGACGCGGTTAGATCTCAAGACTTCGATCGGGCTGGAGAATTGCGCGATCGCGAAATGGAAATCAAAGAACAAATTCGTAACATCGCTTCGAGTAAGAAAAATGAACAGGAAGGTGTAGATTCTTCTCCCGTAGTAGATGAAGAAGAAATCGCACACATCGTCGCTTCTTGGACTGGTGTACCAGTTAACAAGATTACCGAATCGGAATCGGAAAAACTGCTACACATGGAGGATACTCTACACCAGCGTATTATCGGACAAGAAGATGCGGTCAAAGCAATTTCTCGCGCGATCAGACGCGCTAGAGTTGGTTTGAAAAACCCCAACCGACCTATTGCTAGCTTTGTCTTTTCTGGACCTACAGGGGTAGGGAAAACCGAGCTTACCAAAGCCTTAGCTACTTATTTCTTTGGTTCGGAAGATGCGATGATTCGTCTCGATATGTCCGAATACATGGAGCGCCATACAGTTTCCAAGCTGATTGGTTCGCCTCCAGGATATGTCGGCTATAACGAAGGCGGTCAGCTTACCGAAGCAGTACGTCGTCGCCCATACACCGTAGTCTTATTTGATGAAATTGAAAAGGCACACCCCGACATCTTTAATATGCTGTTGCAGATTTTAGAAGACGGTCGCCTAACAGACGCTAAGGGTAGAACGGTAGACTTTAAAAATACTCTATTAATCTTGACTTCTAACATCGGTTCTAAAGTGATCGAAAAAGGTGGCGGCGGTCTTGGTTTTGAGTTTGCCGACGACCAGCAAGAAGCTAAATATAACCGCATTCGCTCTCTGGTTAATGAAGAACTCAAGAGCTATTTCCGTCCTGAGTTTCTCAACCGCTTAGATGAAATCATTGTATTCCGTCAGCTAACTAAAGACGAAGTCAAAGAAATTGCCGACATTTTACTCAAGGAAGTATTTACTCGCTTGACAGAGCAGGAAATAACTTTAGAAGTAACCGACAAATTCAAAGACCGTTTGGTAGACGAGGGTTATAACCCTGCTTATGGAGCGCGTCCTTTGCGTCGAGCAATTATGCGTTTGTTAGAGGATGCTTTAGCAGAAGAAATTCTTTCTGGACGTTTGGGTGAAGGAGATACTGCGGTAGTAGACGTTGATGAAGAAGGAAAAGTAAAAATCTTACCTCAAAAGGAAAAATTAGAACTTTTACCATCATCTTAA
- the rimI gene encoding ribosomal protein S18-alanine N-acetyltransferase: protein MKIIEIKLVTNEDLPKILALDKLCFGGLWTEAGYQREIDSPNSCLLALLFKDSNPKLAGIGCFWSILEEAHVTLLGIAPEYRQQKLGKLLLCALLSRATNKYQLKRATLEVASSNQTALNLYQKFGFTIAGRRKNYYPKTGEDALILWRKAIDSREFKQKLNTWQQQISDRLYPNYIIENHC from the coding sequence GTGAAAATTATAGAAATTAAATTAGTTACTAATGAAGATTTACCCAAAATCTTAGCGTTAGACAAACTTTGTTTTGGTGGTTTGTGGACTGAAGCAGGTTATCAAAGAGAGATTGACAGTCCTAATAGTTGTTTACTCGCTTTACTTTTCAAAGATTCAAATCCCAAGCTCGCTGGTATTGGCTGTTTTTGGTCAATTTTAGAAGAAGCACACGTAACTTTGTTAGGCATTGCTCCTGAGTACCGCCAACAGAAATTGGGAAAATTATTACTTTGCGCTTTACTCAGTCGAGCGACAAATAAATATCAGCTAAAGCGAGCTACATTAGAAGTTGCTTCTAGTAACCAAACAGCCTTAAATTTATATCAAAAGTTCGGTTTTACGATTGCGGGGAGAAGAAAAAATTATTACCCTAAGACAGGAGAAGATGCCCTGATTTTGTGGCGTAAAGCAATTGACAGTCGGGAATTTAAACAAAAATTAAACACCTGGCAACAGCAAATAAGCGATCGCCTGTATCCCAACTATATCATAGAAAATCATTGCTGA
- the lysA gene encoding diaminopimelate decarboxylase, whose product MLSTHPSLQNTGYRYLPKITSLELPPSPNQELMPLTAKVNSEDKLEIGGCELGLLVEQFGSPLYILDEFTLRTACRQYRDSFATYYSGESLVIYASKAWSCLAVCSIIDSEGLGFDVVSGGELYTTLQAGVSSDKIYFHGNNKSAAELKYALDVGCTIMVDNWLELKTLAAMSAEAEKAVKIMLRLTPGIECHTHEYIRTGHLDSKFGFDPQQIDAVFTFIAKQTKLNCIGLHAHIGSQIFERQPHQDLAGVLAEWYKKAREYKLPVETLNVGGGLGIRYTESDDPPSISEWVKAVSKAIESACTRQQLPLPKLIAEPGRSLIGSACVTAYTVGSSKEIPEVRTYVAVDGGMSDNPRPITYQSVYRSVIANRMSAPLTENVTVAGKHCESGDVLIKDASLPVAQTGDILVVMGTGAYNYSMASNYNRIGRPAAIIVNQGETNLIIERETYQNLVERDRLPERLVRETSL is encoded by the coding sequence ATGCTTTCAACCCACCCTAGTTTGCAAAATACTGGTTATCGTTACTTGCCTAAAATTACCAGTCTAGAGTTGCCTCCCTCTCCCAATCAAGAGTTAATGCCGTTAACTGCCAAAGTAAATAGTGAAGATAAACTAGAAATTGGAGGCTGCGAACTCGGTCTTTTAGTAGAGCAATTTGGTTCGCCTCTTTATATCTTAGATGAGTTTACTTTGAGAACTGCCTGTCGTCAGTATCGCGATAGTTTTGCAACCTACTATAGCGGTGAGTCTCTAGTTATTTATGCTTCTAAAGCTTGGAGTTGTCTGGCAGTATGTAGCATTATTGATAGTGAAGGTTTAGGATTTGATGTAGTTTCGGGAGGAGAACTATACACTACTCTCCAAGCAGGAGTCAGCAGCGATAAAATTTATTTTCACGGCAACAACAAATCGGCAGCAGAGTTAAAATATGCTTTAGATGTTGGCTGCACGATAATGGTCGATAACTGGCTAGAGTTAAAAACTCTTGCCGCCATGTCTGCTGAAGCTGAGAAGGCAGTTAAAATTATGCTGCGTCTGACCCCTGGTATTGAATGTCATACCCACGAATATATTCGTACGGGACATTTAGATAGCAAGTTTGGTTTCGATCCCCAGCAAATCGATGCGGTTTTTACTTTTATTGCCAAACAGACAAAGCTTAACTGTATTGGATTGCACGCTCATATTGGTTCGCAAATTTTCGAGCGTCAACCACATCAAGATTTAGCGGGAGTACTAGCAGAATGGTACAAAAAAGCGCGAGAGTACAAACTACCTGTAGAGACTTTAAATGTAGGTGGTGGTCTGGGTATTCGCTATACCGAATCAGACGATCCGCCGAGTATTTCTGAGTGGGTTAAAGCAGTAAGCAAAGCGATAGAGTCTGCCTGTACGCGCCAGCAATTACCATTACCCAAACTAATTGCCGAACCAGGTCGTTCTCTTATTGGTTCGGCTTGTGTAACTGCCTATACAGTTGGCAGCAGTAAAGAAATACCCGAAGTACGAACCTATGTTGCTGTTGATGGCGGTATGTCGGATAATCCCCGTCCCATTACCTATCAATCAGTTTATCGCTCGGTAATAGCAAATCGCATGTCAGCACCGCTAACGGAAAACGTAACAGTTGCTGGCAAACATTGCGAATCTGGAGATGTATTAATTAAAGATGCTTCCTTACCCGTAGCTCAAACGGGAGATATTCTGGTAGTCATGGGTACGGGAGCCTACAACTACAGCATGGCATCAAACTATAATCGTATTGGTAGACCCGCAGCTATTATAGTTAACCAAGGAGAAACCAATCTGATTATCGAACGAGAAACCTATCAAAATTTAGTCGAGCGCGATCGCCTACCAGAAAGGTTAGTCAGAGAAACCTCGCTATAA